A genome region from Lactobacillus sp. ESL0791 includes the following:
- a CDS encoding M13 family metallopeptidase — protein MKNIKKVRGGSGNILEPKVGTRPQDNLYLAVNSQWLEEAKIPADLSRYGSFTMISVALEKALMHDFAAFAAGKKAMPSVPNMDKAVALYQLARDFAKRNQEGAEPIKEDLATLEEVKDLADFNAKAVELGKITTLPFRTNVAPDMKNTKVNVVYFAGPEVFLPDTTTYQTPDAAKLLEVLEKQSVKLLELAGVTSEKAAEYAKNAINFDKKLAAIVKSGEEWADEPAIYNPLEIQEFAGQFANFPINDYLQAVYGELPQRLIVSEPRFLEHVNDLINEANFTELKGWLIVNFINNNAENLSQEFRDASFPFTHALYGIPELASGEKQAFQIADRDFSEVVGAYYGQTYFGEDAKKDVTDMIYRMLKVYEERLQNNNWLSSTTKEKAIVKLRALKLKIGYPDKIEAIYDRLQVTPAAQGGTLYANRRAFRNERAKYNAEQLQQPVNTTTWEMPGDLVNACYDGQRNDLTFPAAILQKPYYNLHQSRAANFGGIGSVIAHEISHAFDNNGAQFDEHGNMVNWWTKEDYAEFKKRTQAEIDLFDGIQYGPVKLNGKQMVSENIADQGGLTAAVEAAKAEGDDLRELFENYARIWEMKSTPETIKAILSFDVHGPEPERANVQAQCQDDFYQVFDVKPTDGMWLDPDKRVKIW, from the coding sequence ATGAAAAATATTAAAAAAGTTCGCGGCGGCAGCGGCAATATTCTTGAACCAAAAGTTGGCACACGTCCGCAAGATAACCTGTATCTCGCAGTGAATTCGCAGTGGCTGGAGGAGGCTAAAATTCCGGCAGACCTTTCCCGTTACGGGTCATTTACAATGATTTCGGTTGCGCTGGAAAAGGCTTTGATGCATGATTTTGCCGCTTTTGCTGCTGGTAAAAAAGCTATGCCAAGTGTTCCTAATATGGATAAGGCGGTTGCTTTATATCAGCTGGCGCGTGATTTTGCTAAGCGTAATCAAGAGGGTGCCGAACCAATTAAGGAAGATTTGGCTACTCTTGAAGAAGTTAAAGACTTGGCTGACTTTAATGCTAAAGCGGTTGAACTAGGCAAAATTACCACTTTACCGTTTAGAACGAATGTTGCACCTGATATGAAAAATACCAAAGTCAATGTTGTTTATTTTGCTGGCCCTGAAGTGTTTTTGCCTGATACAACAACCTATCAGACACCGGATGCAGCTAAGTTATTAGAAGTGTTAGAAAAGCAATCGGTCAAGCTGCTTGAACTGGCAGGTGTCACTAGCGAAAAAGCGGCTGAATATGCCAAAAATGCTATTAATTTTGATAAGAAACTGGCAGCAATTGTTAAATCTGGTGAAGAATGGGCCGATGAGCCTGCCATCTATAATCCGCTGGAAATTCAGGAGTTCGCAGGGCAATTTGCTAATTTCCCAATTAATGATTATTTGCAAGCAGTGTACGGAGAGCTTCCGCAGCGCCTGATTGTCAGTGAACCACGTTTTCTAGAACATGTTAATGACTTGATTAACGAGGCTAATTTTACCGAGCTTAAAGGTTGGCTAATTGTTAACTTTATCAATAACAATGCAGAAAATCTGTCGCAAGAATTTCGTGACGCCAGCTTCCCGTTTACCCATGCTTTATACGGAATACCAGAGCTGGCAAGCGGCGAAAAACAAGCTTTTCAAATTGCTGATCGCGACTTTTCTGAAGTTGTTGGTGCTTATTATGGGCAAACTTATTTTGGCGAGGATGCCAAAAAAGACGTGACGGACATGATTTACCGGATGCTTAAGGTCTATGAAGAACGCTTGCAAAATAATAACTGGCTTTCAAGCACAACCAAAGAAAAGGCAATCGTCAAGTTGCGTGCACTTAAGCTGAAAATTGGTTATCCAGATAAAATTGAAGCCATTTATGATCGTCTGCAGGTAACACCAGCAGCTCAAGGCGGAACATTGTATGCAAACCGCCGTGCCTTTAGGAATGAACGGGCAAAATATAATGCTGAGCAGTTACAGCAGCCAGTAAATACAACTACTTGGGAAATGCCTGGGGATCTGGTTAATGCCTGCTATGATGGTCAGCGAAATGATTTGACTTTTCCAGCGGCTATTTTGCAAAAACCATATTATAATTTGCACCAAAGCAGGGCGGCTAATTTTGGTGGTATCGGTTCGGTTATTGCCCACGAGATTTCGCACGCTTTTGATAATAATGGTGCGCAGTTTGATGAGCATGGCAATATGGTAAACTGGTGGACAAAGGAAGATTATGCTGAGTTTAAGAAGCGGACGCAAGCAGAAATTGACTTGTTTGATGGTATTCAATATGGACCGGTTAAGTTAAATGGTAAACAGATGGTTTCTGAAAATATTGCCGATCAAGGTGGTTTAACCGCAGCGGTTGAAGCTGCGAAAGCCGAAGGCGATGATTTGCGGGAATTGTTTGAAAATTATGCGCGAATTTGGGAGATGAAATCCACTCCGGAAACGATTAAGGCAATTCTTTCGTTTGATGTTCACGGTCCAGAACCCGAACGGGCTAATGTGCAGGCGCAATGCCAAGATGATTTTTATCAGGTCTTTGATGTTAAGCCGACAGATGGGATGTGGCTTGACCCGGACAAACGGGTTAAGATTTGGTAG
- a CDS encoding M13-type metalloendopeptidase — MKEQVDNRGGMGNILEPHIGTRPQDNLYLAVNSDWLTKTQIPVDKYAISAYSEVELKIEKLLMHDFEDFAEDRKKIPAIQHLADAVELYKLARDFTKRNRDGAIPIKEDVAQIENLQDFADYNRKAAKISLIADPPFSFYVGVDKTNTQVNSLYFSVSRTYFPIDERTLAVFRKQTIKLLQMIGLSETELQENVAQAIKFDHKIAGLIKPSEEWANYASSYNPMKRQDFAQQFGDFAIENYLKEMVGEVPDQIIVKDPNYLAHLSEVFNTANFAEFKSWLLVGFVFDAAAYLSQDFRAVIFPCMQISAGQAELSSPQHQAYQITAGCYEEVIGIYYGRTYLGEAAKKEVTAMVQHLLDVYEEILRDNSWLSAATKKKAIVKLRAMKLKIGYPDKAPEFYDRLKIIPASQGGSLYSNLKRFSFVINKYNLAQLQQKVVHNKWPLTATAVDAYYDPQLNDLTFPAGILQAPFYDTKQSCAANYGGIGKTIGHEITHAFDNNGSQYDEQGNQKNWWTKADLAEFRKRVAAEAALFDGIEYGPAKMNGQQVVAENIADQGGLTVALAAAKEEGLDLRELFENYARTNVCKQTEESILPCAAYANHAPDALRANVQVQCQNDFYKVYDVQPTDGMWLDPDKRVKIW; from the coding sequence ATGAAAGAACAAGTTGATAACCGCGGCGGCATGGGTAATATTCTTGAACCACATATCGGCACACGTCCCCAAGATAATTTGTATTTAGCGGTTAATTCAGACTGGCTGACCAAAACGCAAATTCCCGTAGATAAATATGCAATAAGTGCTTATAGTGAAGTTGAGCTAAAAATAGAAAAGTTGTTAATGCACGATTTTGAAGATTTTGCCGAGGATAGAAAGAAAATTCCCGCAATCCAGCATCTTGCTGATGCGGTGGAATTATATAAATTGGCGCGGGATTTTACTAAACGCAATCGTGATGGTGCCATTCCAATCAAAGAAGATGTAGCACAGATTGAAAACTTGCAGGACTTTGCCGATTATAACAGGAAGGCAGCTAAAATCAGTCTGATTGCTGATCCGCCTTTTTCATTTTATGTTGGCGTTGATAAAACAAATACCCAAGTAAATAGTTTATACTTTAGTGTTTCTAGGACATATTTTCCCATTGATGAAAGAACGTTAGCCGTTTTTCGTAAGCAAACAATAAAATTATTGCAGATGATTGGCTTGTCGGAAACTGAGCTGCAAGAAAATGTTGCTCAGGCCATTAAATTCGACCATAAAATTGCCGGTTTGATCAAGCCTAGTGAAGAATGGGCGAATTACGCGTCTTCTTATAACCCGATGAAACGGCAGGATTTTGCCCAGCAATTTGGCGACTTTGCGATTGAAAATTATTTAAAAGAAATGGTGGGTGAAGTCCCAGACCAAATCATTGTAAAGGATCCTAATTATCTTGCTCATCTTAGTGAAGTTTTCAATACAGCTAATTTTGCTGAATTTAAAAGTTGGCTGCTAGTCGGTTTTGTTTTCGATGCGGCAGCTTATTTATCACAGGATTTTCGCGCGGTAATTTTTCCCTGCATGCAAATTAGCGCGGGTCAGGCAGAACTATCTTCTCCGCAACACCAAGCATATCAAATTACTGCTGGCTGCTATGAAGAGGTTATCGGTATTTATTATGGTCGCACTTATTTGGGTGAAGCTGCCAAAAAAGAAGTTACGGCCATGGTGCAGCATTTGCTAGATGTTTACGAAGAAATTTTACGAGATAATTCTTGGTTGTCAGCGGCAACTAAGAAAAAAGCCATTGTTAAGTTGCGGGCGATGAAGCTGAAAATTGGTTATCCTGATAAGGCTCCTGAATTTTATGATAGGTTAAAAATAATTCCCGCAAGCCAAGGCGGCAGTTTATACAGTAATCTTAAGCGTTTTTCATTCGTAATTAACAAGTATAATTTGGCGCAGCTGCAGCAAAAGGTTGTGCACAATAAGTGGCCTCTTACTGCAACTGCTGTTGATGCTTACTACGATCCACAGCTAAATGATCTGACTTTTCCGGCAGGAATTTTGCAGGCTCCGTTTTATGATACGAAGCAAAGCTGTGCTGCTAATTATGGCGGGATTGGCAAAACGATTGGGCATGAGATTACGCATGCCTTTGATAATAATGGTTCCCAGTATGATGAGCAAGGCAACCAGAAAAATTGGTGGACAAAAGCAGATTTGGCCGAATTTCGTAAGCGGGTGGCGGCGGAAGCGGCTTTGTTTGATGGCATTGAGTATGGTCCAGCAAAAATGAATGGTCAGCAAGTCGTTGCTGAAAATATTGCCGATCAAGGCGGTCTCACCGTTGCCCTTGCTGCTGCTAAAGAGGAAGGTTTAGACTTGCGGGAATTATTTGAAAATTACGCGCGGACTAATGTTTGTAAGCAGACTGAAGAATCAATTCTGCCTTGTGCCGCATATGCCAATCATGCGCCTGATGCGCTTCGCGCCAATGTGCAGGTGCAGTGCCAAAACGATTTTTATAAAGTGTATGATGTTCAGCCAACAGACGGGATGTGGCTTGATCCGGATAAGCGGGTTAAAATTTGGTAA
- a CDS encoding glycerate kinase, producing MKIVIAPDSFKGSLTAAEAAQAIKSGMEKILPHAEYTLVPMADGGEGTVNALTAATSGKFIQKEVVGPLGQKVQATYGLLGSSDTAVIEMASASGMQYVNQQNHNPLIATTFGTGQLIIDALDHGVKQIILGIGGSATNDGGAGMAQAVGYQLLDARGQELAFGGGQLVDLAQIDVSKVDQCLKDVEILIASDVTNPLVGPNGASRIFGPQKGATPAMVEQLDANLAHYADVIKSELGKEIKNLSGAGAAGGLGAGLLAFTNATMAKGVEIVIKFSNLKEKMKDANLVIIGEGGIDYQTQFGKTPYGVAMTAKKVAPQAPVLALAGTIGKDISALYKDDIISAIFATPTGAKNLSQAIRDAKHDVAVTAENVARLIKAIKKQEFI from the coding sequence ATGAAAATTGTGATTGCACCGGATTCATTTAAGGGCAGCCTAACGGCAGCGGAAGCGGCCCAAGCTATTAAAAGTGGGATGGAAAAAATTTTACCACATGCGGAATACACTCTGGTGCCAATGGCCGATGGTGGTGAGGGCACAGTAAATGCTTTGACAGCGGCGACCTCCGGGAAATTTATTCAAAAAGAAGTTGTTGGCCCCTTGGGACAGAAAGTCCAGGCAACCTATGGCCTGCTTGGCAGCTCGGATACCGCGGTCATTGAGATGGCGTCAGCTAGCGGGATGCAGTACGTCAATCAGCAAAACCACAATCCACTGATTGCGACCACTTTTGGTACGGGGCAATTAATCATTGATGCGCTCGATCATGGTGTCAAGCAGATCATCTTAGGTATTGGCGGTTCTGCTACCAATGATGGCGGCGCGGGCATGGCTCAAGCCGTTGGTTACCAATTACTTGATGCAAGAGGGCAAGAGCTGGCCTTTGGTGGTGGTCAGCTAGTTGATTTAGCACAAATTGATGTCAGCAAGGTTGATCAGTGTCTCAAGGATGTCGAAATTCTGATTGCTTCGGATGTGACAAATCCGCTGGTGGGTCCGAATGGAGCTAGTCGGATTTTTGGCCCGCAAAAAGGCGCCACACCGGCAATGGTTGAACAATTAGACGCAAACCTTGCGCATTATGCTGACGTGATTAAGTCCGAGCTGGGCAAGGAGATTAAGAATCTTTCGGGTGCCGGTGCCGCCGGTGGCTTAGGTGCTGGCTTACTTGCTTTTACTAATGCGACAATGGCTAAGGGCGTTGAGATTGTGATTAAGTTTAGCAATCTTAAGGAAAAAATGAAGGACGCCAACCTGGTGATTATTGGCGAAGGCGGGATTGATTATCAGACTCAGTTTGGCAAAACACCTTACGGGGTGGCAATGACGGCCAAAAAAGTGGCCCCTCAGGCTCCCGTGCTGGCGCTTGCCGGGACTATCGGCAAGGATATCAGTGCCCTGTATAAAGATGACATCATTAGTGCGATTTTTGCGACGCCAACAGGGGCCAAAAACCTGAGTCAGGCAATACGGGATGCAAAACATGACGTTGCCGTCACGGCTGAGAATGTGGCTCGCTTGATTAAAGCAATTAAGAAGCAAGAATTCATATAA
- a CDS encoding type II toxin-antitoxin system RelE/ParE family toxin, producing MKKPKFKSYTRPNGHNEFNEFFAKLPKKDQQKLDATIKAIEEYGLLVAIQQEWIKRLDANLYEIRSKLGSNIQRGLYFHVDNNDCMITHGFIKKTQKTAVREINHAKIIRAEYYQERGAE from the coding sequence ATGAAAAAGCCAAAATTTAAGAGTTATACGCGTCCTAATGGTCATAATGAATTCAATGAGTTTTTTGCTAAATTACCTAAAAAAGATCAGCAAAAACTTGATGCTACTATTAAGGCTATTGAAGAATATGGCTTGTTGGTGGCAATACAGCAAGAATGGATAAAACGGCTTGATGCTAATTTGTATGAAATTAGGTCTAAGTTAGGCAGTAATATTCAAAGAGGTTTATATTTTCATGTTGATAATAATGATTGTATGATTACCCATGGATTTATTAAGAAAACTCAGAAAACAGCTGTTAGAGAAATTAATCATGCAAAAATAATCAGAGCTGAATATTATCAAGAAAGGGGAGCCGAATAA
- a CDS encoding helix-turn-helix transcriptional regulator: MRKNAVKDVDEMFAEYEKDPEFAKGVQAELNKLDSAVAVRQEREEYGWTQQELADKAGVPQSTIARIENGANTSMDTMSKIGSAFGKSVKIEFA, encoded by the coding sequence ATGAGAAAAAATGCAGTGAAAGATGTTGATGAGATGTTTGCAGAATATGAAAAAGATCCAGAATTTGCTAAGGGTGTTCAAGCCGAACTGAATAAATTGGACAGTGCTGTAGCTGTTCGGCAGGAACGCGAAGAGTATGGGTGGACGCAACAGGAATTGGCTGACAAAGCAGGAGTGCCACAATCAACAATTGCGCGGATTGAGAATGGTGCGAATACTAGTATGGATACAATGTCTAAAATTGGTAGTGCATTTGGTAAATCTGTCAAAATAGAGTTTGCATAA
- a CDS encoding KUP/HAK/KT family potassium transporter, with protein MEQKKKHITAAGLLITIGIVYGDIGTSPLYVMKSIISGNGGIAAVNRELIIGSISLILWTVTLLTTVKYVLIALNATNHGEGGIFALYALVRKMGKWLVIPALVGGAALLADGTLTPAVTVTTSIEGLKKMQFGSSIPVPNQTVVIVITIIILLLLFSIQAMGTSSIGKAFGPIMFVWFTFLGVIGICNMAQDWSILEALNPIWAIKVLFSPANKVGIFILGSIFLATTGAEALYSDVGHVGKGNIRGSWPYVFICLTLNYLGQGVWILQNPHYQTHGGELNPFFEAVPANLRFFAIILATIAAIIASQALITGSFTLVSEAIGLKFLPRMNINYPSTEQGQIYIPSINKMLCVATIAIVIFFQTSQHMEAAYGLSITVTMLMTTLLLYEYLHKKKYPFILRICFLVVFGFIESMFLISSLTKFLRGGYVTVLIAGFIGIIMFIWYFGNKVRDAHEETNAYVRLDEYTDMLTDLSHDDDYPTYATNLVYMANVKYNKFIKREILYSILDKRPKRAKAYWFVTVNITNEPFTAKYAVNTYDTKNVINVQLYLGFKQQTSVNVYLRQIVHDLIKDGTVEAQPQEYTTTPGREVGDFSFVIVNDVVSPLTNLVGYDKWLVQSRVWLQNLSSNPATWFGLEYADTVIERVPLILGRKRTEQKIRRVAAINYAKAKTKIDL; from the coding sequence ATGGAGCAAAAAAAGAAACACATTACAGCAGCCGGCTTACTGATCACAATCGGTATCGTCTACGGCGATATTGGGACTAGTCCTCTCTACGTAATGAAATCAATCATCAGCGGTAATGGCGGCATAGCTGCCGTTAATCGCGAGCTAATTATCGGTTCGATTTCATTAATTCTTTGGACTGTCACCCTACTGACCACGGTCAAATATGTGCTGATCGCATTAAATGCTACTAACCATGGTGAAGGCGGCATCTTTGCCCTTTATGCTTTGGTACGCAAAATGGGTAAGTGGCTGGTTATTCCGGCTCTTGTGGGCGGTGCAGCATTGCTTGCCGACGGAACCTTGACCCCAGCCGTGACCGTTACAACTTCAATTGAAGGCTTGAAAAAAATGCAGTTCGGGTCAAGCATTCCCGTTCCCAACCAAACTGTTGTCATCGTCATCACGATTATTATCCTGCTTTTGCTTTTTTCAATCCAAGCCATGGGCACAAGCAGCATTGGCAAAGCCTTTGGACCAATCATGTTTGTCTGGTTTACCTTCTTGGGTGTCATTGGCATCTGTAACATGGCGCAAGACTGGTCAATTTTGGAAGCCCTCAACCCCATTTGGGCTATCAAGGTGCTATTCAGTCCTGCTAACAAAGTTGGCATTTTTATTCTGGGTTCGATTTTTCTGGCAACCACCGGTGCCGAAGCCCTTTATTCTGACGTGGGGCATGTCGGCAAAGGTAATATTCGCGGTTCTTGGCCATACGTTTTTATTTGCTTGACACTTAACTACTTGGGGCAAGGTGTGTGGATTTTACAAAATCCACATTACCAAACTCACGGCGGCGAACTCAATCCCTTCTTTGAAGCCGTTCCGGCTAACCTGCGTTTTTTTGCGATTATTTTGGCTACTATTGCCGCAATCATTGCCTCGCAGGCACTGATCACCGGCTCTTTCACACTGGTTTCGGAAGCGATTGGCTTAAAATTTTTACCGCGGATGAATATTAATTACCCATCAACCGAACAGGGGCAAATTTATATTCCATCCATCAATAAGATGCTCTGCGTTGCCACCATTGCAATTGTGATATTCTTCCAAACATCGCAACACATGGAAGCAGCTTACGGCCTGTCAATCACGGTAACCATGCTGATGACGACTCTGCTTCTTTACGAGTACTTACATAAAAAGAAATACCCGTTTATCCTGCGTATCTGCTTTTTAGTGGTTTTCGGCTTTATTGAGTCAATGTTCCTGATTTCCAGCCTAACCAAGTTTTTGCGCGGCGGCTATGTAACGGTTCTGATTGCTGGTTTTATCGGCATCATCATGTTCATCTGGTACTTTGGCAACAAGGTACGCGATGCCCACGAAGAAACCAACGCTTACGTACGGCTTGATGAGTACACTGACATGCTGACCGACCTCAGTCATGATGACGATTATCCAACCTATGCCACTAACCTAGTTTACATGGCCAATGTCAAATACAACAAGTTTATCAAACGGGAAATTCTGTATTCGATTTTGGATAAACGGCCAAAGCGGGCCAAGGCCTATTGGTTCGTGACGGTTAACATCACCAATGAACCTTTTACCGCTAAGTACGCCGTTAACACTTACGATACCAAAAACGTGATTAACGTTCAGCTGTACCTTGGATTCAAGCAGCAAACTAGTGTCAATGTCTATCTGCGTCAAATTGTTCACGATTTAATCAAGGACGGAACAGTTGAGGCGCAACCGCAAGAATACACAACCACGCCCGGCCGAGAAGTCGGCGACTTCTCATTCGTTATCGTCAATGATGTCGTTAGCCCTCTAACCAACCTTGTTGGTTATGACAAGTGGCTTGTGCAGTCCCGGGTCTGGCTGCAGAACCTGTCTTCCAATCCAGCCACTTGGTTTGGCCTGGAATATGCCGACACGGTAATTGAACGGGTACCGCTGATTTTAGGCAGAAAGCGTACGGAACAAAAAATTCGGCGCGTTGCGGCAATCAATTACGCAAAAGCAAAGACCAAAATTGATCTATAG
- a CDS encoding matrixin family metalloprotease — MNKIKTIKKLTAVSVALMAAGTLVPALNINSNVTAASKKDKNINIPSGVRVPWKIVHRTKNIPKIKKFTLKRLKQYHLTGKRWKSPTITYNDSALSATQQNLTAETAEQINQLKIVHLKQTTKKAKITIKIDEADINHPTDVGNTSFDIGTDIHKGLYNYTHAKITMHDKIIYHQLQSADAQNGESSPTYQLYFKHFMAHELGHVLGLTHTGNLTTSTMTSNLVNNASGTTLLTPDFIQSLAVLYEN, encoded by the coding sequence ATGAATAAGATAAAAACAATTAAAAAACTGACTGCAGTTTCAGTTGCATTGATGGCAGCAGGCACACTCGTACCTGCCCTCAATATTAATAGCAACGTCACAGCGGCCAGCAAAAAAGATAAAAACATCAACATTCCCAGCGGTGTGCGCGTTCCCTGGAAGATAGTGCACAGAACAAAAAACATCCCAAAAATTAAAAAATTTACCTTGAAGCGTTTAAAACAATATCATCTAACCGGTAAGCGCTGGAAATCGCCGACGATCACTTATAATGACTCTGCCTTATCCGCTACTCAGCAAAATTTAACCGCGGAGACAGCTGAACAAATCAATCAGCTGAAAATTGTGCACCTTAAGCAGACAACAAAAAAAGCAAAAATCACCATTAAGATTGATGAAGCCGACATTAACCATCCTACTGATGTCGGCAACACATCATTTGATATCGGCACTGATATCCACAAGGGTCTATACAATTATACTCACGCCAAAATTACCATGCACGATAAAATCATCTACCACCAGTTGCAATCGGCAGATGCCCAAAATGGTGAAAGCAGTCCTACCTACCAGCTCTACTTCAAGCATTTTATGGCACACGAATTGGGACACGTCCTCGGCCTGACACATACCGGCAATTTAACTACCAGCACGATGACTTCAAACTTGGTTAATAATGCTTCCGGCACAACCTTGTTAACACCCGATTTTATTCAATCTTTAGCTGTTTTATACGAAAATTAG
- a CDS encoding putative holin-like toxin yields MEEINGKRKQHVSVFQALILMLTFGTFVIALVEYLDHRNK; encoded by the coding sequence ATGGAAGAAATCAACGGAAAGAGGAAGCAGCACGTGAGTGTTTTTCAGGCGTTAATTTTAATGTTGACGTTTGGCACATTTGTTATTGCTTTAGTCGAATATCTCGATCATCGCAACAAGTAA
- a CDS encoding SLAP domain-containing protein translates to MKKNLRIISAAAAALMTVAPVVATSVSTVMADTPIVIPGGSSSTTPATTSDITVTVPVKNVASLKVGDSVSTVSASLTSNVGTTKFDSSSNSKFGVYDVTDFTSVAEGSVALKADAKPATTFVKGHTYRVYVPSVTLSGLTAGQKYTVNKAQATSDAYGNITSNGTGGPINVASEEITPVDSSLPGYPVVTTGTGTNATTISKATLTPVKTGSSYKVSDIAQQIVDGKNNGSTIYTFGMNITQSASTAKPVASFKSSVEDAVKDALKTAGVTVKDDGTFDAPAAPVNVKVVYTLTNGNSLTLPVTLDFTQQDSSTKSPIFRYGEAGEFLKDNTLTTGVETAAENADWYYTPVGATVNKKTIADQFTAISARGANGDGTGTDGNTLKIPVTADNVDVSKVNTKVAGKYPVSITVANFAGVKTTLTFNIAVGEFGATYKTVKVGAGLSIPVYTINGNTVTKNTGDGSTVADGTQIAIFDKTDANPIIVSGVKYSRVNKSGSDQYVETKYIDGSYVPAASVSKKVMHASYVYDKDHKRVGTKRIASYTDVQVTGDPVALSDGVMAYAIGDNQYVVATNIDGTKLTLKHNAYVYSTSKKHSKKSMKKGSAVTVYGDPYTFKDGKKYYRIGEGKQYIKVANF, encoded by the coding sequence ATGAAGAAAAATTTAAGAATTATTAGCGCTGCTGCTGCTGCTTTAATGACAGTTGCTCCAGTTGTTGCTACTTCAGTTTCAACTGTAATGGCTGATACACCAATCGTAATACCTGGTGGCTCATCATCTACTACACCTGCAACTACAAGCGATATTACAGTTACTGTTCCAGTTAAGAATGTAGCTAGTTTAAAAGTTGGTGACTCAGTTTCAACAGTGAGTGCCAGCTTAACTTCAAATGTTGGTACAACTAAATTTGATAGTAGTTCTAATAGTAAGTTTGGTGTTTATGATGTAACTGACTTTACCAGTGTAGCAGAAGGAAGCGTTGCTTTAAAAGCTGATGCAAAACCTGCTACTACATTTGTAAAAGGCCATACATATCGTGTCTATGTACCTAGTGTCACCTTAAGTGGGTTAACAGCTGGTCAAAAGTATACAGTAAATAAGGCACAAGCGACTTCAGATGCTTATGGTAATATTACCAGTAATGGTACCGGCGGTCCTATTAATGTAGCCAGTGAGGAAATTACTCCTGTTGATTCAAGCCTTCCTGGTTACCCTGTAGTAACAACGGGCACAGGTACTAATGCTACAACTATATCAAAAGCTACTTTAACTCCTGTAAAAACTGGCAGTTCATATAAGGTATCTGATATTGCACAGCAAATTGTTGATGGTAAGAATAATGGCAGTACTATTTATACATTTGGTATGAATATCACTCAAAGCGCATCAACAGCTAAACCAGTTGCATCCTTTAAGTCATCAGTAGAGGATGCAGTTAAGGATGCTTTAAAGACAGCTGGTGTTACAGTTAAAGATGATGGTACTTTTGATGCACCTGCAGCTCCTGTAAATGTTAAAGTTGTTTATACACTTACAAATGGTAATTCGTTGACCTTACCAGTTACATTAGACTTCACTCAACAAGATTCGAGTACTAAGTCTCCAATCTTTAGATATGGTGAAGCTGGCGAGTTCTTAAAAGATAACACTTTAACTACTGGTGTTGAAACTGCTGCTGAAAATGCTGATTGGTATTATACTCCAGTTGGCGCTACAGTTAATAAGAAAACAATTGCAGATCAGTTTACTGCTATATCTGCTAGAGGTGCAAATGGAGACGGCACAGGTACTGATGGTAATACACTTAAAATTCCGGTTACAGCAGATAATGTTGATGTAAGTAAGGTTAATACTAAGGTTGCTGGTAAGTATCCTGTAAGTATCACTGTTGCTAACTTTGCTGGCGTGAAGACCACTCTTACATTTAATATTGCTGTTGGTGAATTTGGTGCTACTTATAAGACCGTTAAAGTTGGTGCTGGTCTATCTATTCCGGTTTATACCATTAATGGTAATACTGTAACAAAGAATACCGGTGACGGCTCAACTGTTGCTGATGGTACACAAATTGCTATTTTTGATAAGACAGATGCAAATCCTATTATTGTAAGTGGAGTTAAGTATTCAAGAGTTAATAAATCTGGTTCTGATCAATACGTTGAGACTAAGTACATTGATGGTTCATATGTGCCTGCTGCTTCAGTTTCTAAGAAAGTTATGCACGCTTCATACGTTTACGATAAAGATCATAAACGTGTAGGTACTAAGAGAATTGCTTCATACACTGATGTTCAAGTAACTGGTGATCCTGTTGCGTTAAGCGATGGTGTTATGGCTTACGCAATTGGTGACAATCAATACGTAGTAGCTACTAACATTGATGGTACTAAGCTTACTTTGAAGCATAATGCTTATGTTTACTCAACAAGCAAGAAGCACAGTAAGAAGAGTATGAAGAAGGGTTCAGCTGTAACTGTTTATGGCGATCCTTACACATTCAAGGATGGTAAGAAGTACTACAGAATTGGTGAAGGTAAGCAATACATCAAGGTTGCTAACTTCTAA